From the Solea senegalensis isolate Sse05_10M linkage group LG16, IFAPA_SoseM_1, whole genome shotgun sequence genome, one window contains:
- the LOC122782619 gene encoding C-C chemokine receptor type 6-like, producing the protein MELSTSNYDNWTMSDDDNWTTPDYDNWTMSNDDNWTMSNYDNWSDYDPDEVLCNLQLDPEEIMAQAYTQAIICAFGLMGNTLVILTYAFYKRTKTMTDVYLFNMAVADLLFVLALPFITYNEQHNWSMGLVSCKILGAAYSVNLYSGMLLLACISVDRYIAIVQARRFFGARSRTLTYGRITCCAVWVFAVLLTLPTFIYTKPSEGPGLGTSAVVTCQLSFNEHETARLIKLLVPSLQMSIGFLLPLVVMMFCYFSVIGTLLRTQSSQRHKAVRVVLAVVVVFIVCHLPYNVALMNHTMSLFKVRSCAVERIKLRVLAFSRGVAYLHCCLNPVLYAFVGVKFRSHFQQIMRDLWCISKKYIYPAVRSSRGTSDVCVSFKSSDGNNNMSSFSA; encoded by the coding sequence ATGGAATTGTCAACGTCAAACTATGACAACTGGACCATGTCAGACGATGACAACTGGACCACTCCAGACTATGACAACTGGACCATGTCAAATGATGACAACTGGACCATGTCAAACTATGACAACTGGTCAGACTATGACCCAGATGAAGTGCTCTGCAACCTGCAGCTTGACCCCGAGGAGATCATGGCCCAAGCGTACACCCAGGCCATCATCTGTGCCTTTGGCCTGATGGGCAACACTCTGGTCATCCTCACGTACGCGTTCTACAAGAGGACCAAGACCATGACAGACGTCTACCTCTTCAACATGGCCGTGGCCGACCTGCTCTTTGTGCTGGCGCTGCCGTTCATCACATACAACGAGCAGCACAACTGGTCAATGGGCCTCGTGTCTTGCAAGATACTGGGCGCGGCCTACAGCGTCAACCTCTACAGTGGCATGCTCCTGCTCGCGTGCATCAGTGTTGACCGCTACATCGCTATCGTTCAGGCCAGAAGGTTCTTTGGTGCTCGCTCACGCACGCTGACGTACGGCCGCATCACCTGCTGCGCTGTTTGGGTGTTTGCTGTGCTTTTGACCCTGCCCACGTTCATCTACACCAAGCCCTCTGAAGGCCCCGGCCTCGGCACGTCGGCTGTCGTCACGTGTCAGCTGTCTTTCAACGAGCACGAGACAGCTCGGCTGATCAAGCTGCTGGTTCCCAGCCTTCAGATGTCCATCGGCTTCCTGCTGCCTCTGGTGGTGATGATGTTCTGCTACTTCAGCGTCATCGGCACGTTGCTGAGGACGCAGAGCAGCCAGAGGCACAAGGCCGTCCGCGTGGTTCTGGCTGTGGTCGTGGTTTTCATCGTGTGCCACCTTCCGTACAACGTGGCTCTGATGAATCACACCATGTCTCTTTTCAAGGTGAGGAGCTGCGCGGTGGAGAGGATTAAACTCCGAGTGCTGGCCTTCTCCAGGGGCGTGGCCTacctccactgctgcctcaatcCCGTCCTCTACGCCTTCGTCGGGGTCAAGTTCAGGAGCCACTTCCAGCAAATCATGCGGGATCTGTGGTGCATTAGCAAAAAGTACATCTACCCCGCTGTGCGCTCATCACGCGGAACATCGGACGTTTGCGTCTCCTTTAAGTCTTCAGacggcaacaacaacatgtcGTCGTTCAGTGCATGA